A DNA window from Rhodococcus sp. Z13 contains the following coding sequences:
- a CDS encoding NUDIX domain-containing protein: MAVTSAGLLLYRIDDTGLLGLWLVHPGGPFWKGKDEAAWSVPKGEYGPEEDPREVAVREFTEECGFAPPDVPLSLLGRYRQASGKIVSVYAGETTEDMTFVESNTCEVEWPPRSGRRITVPEVDDARWVAAADAEWMLVKGQRPVVEALRARLDEVGRYYRVE, translated from the coding sequence ATGGCCGTCACGAGCGCGGGACTGCTCCTCTACCGCATCGACGACACCGGGCTGCTCGGCCTGTGGCTCGTCCACCCGGGTGGTCCGTTCTGGAAGGGCAAGGACGAAGCGGCCTGGTCGGTCCCCAAGGGGGAGTACGGGCCCGAGGAGGATCCCCGCGAGGTGGCGGTGCGCGAGTTCACCGAGGAGTGCGGGTTCGCTCCGCCGGACGTGCCGCTGTCGCTGCTGGGACGCTACCGGCAGGCCTCCGGCAAGATCGTCAGCGTCTACGCCGGGGAGACGACCGAGGACATGACCTTCGTGGAGAGCAACACCTGCGAGGTGGAGTGGCCACCGCGCTCCGGCCGGCGCATCACCGTCCCGGAGGTCGACGACGCGCGTTGGGTCGCGGCCGCCGATGCGGAGTGGATGCTGGTCAAGGGGCAGCGCCCGGTGGTCGAGGCCCTGCGGGCACGACTCGACGAGGTGGGCCGCTACTACCGCGTGGAGTGA
- a CDS encoding ABC transporter ATP-binding protein codes for MSTPKLRIEHVTKRFPVRGTKDTFTALDDIGIDLADGEFLVLVGPSGCGKSTLLDLLGGLSEPTSGRILLDGRPVCGPGLDRGIVFQQYALLPWRTARANIEFGLEAKGIPKRERRALAEHYLELVGLHGFGDRYPHELSGGMKQRVAIARSLAFDPEVLLMDEPFAALDAQTRESLQDELLRIWRETGKTILFITHGIDEAVYLGQRVAILTSRPGRIKTIVDVDIDRTVDDVRSSEAFRVLRHDIWSLLHSEVARAHDLELATATEEVQHVQH; via the coding sequence GTGAGTACCCCCAAGCTCCGGATCGAACACGTCACCAAGCGTTTTCCCGTCCGCGGCACCAAGGACACCTTCACTGCGCTCGACGACATCGGCATCGACCTGGCCGACGGCGAGTTCCTCGTGCTGGTCGGCCCGAGTGGATGCGGCAAATCCACACTGCTCGACCTGCTCGGCGGGCTGAGCGAACCGACCTCGGGACGGATCCTCCTCGACGGCCGGCCCGTCTGCGGGCCGGGACTCGACCGCGGCATCGTCTTCCAGCAGTACGCCCTGCTGCCCTGGCGAACCGCCCGCGCCAACATCGAGTTCGGTCTCGAGGCCAAGGGGATTCCGAAGCGGGAACGCCGCGCCCTCGCCGAGCACTACCTCGAACTGGTCGGCCTGCACGGCTTCGGCGACCGCTATCCGCACGAGTTGTCGGGCGGCATGAAGCAGCGCGTCGCCATCGCACGCAGCCTCGCCTTCGACCCCGAGGTGCTGCTCATGGACGAACCCTTCGCCGCCCTCGACGCCCAGACCCGCGAATCCCTCCAGGACGAACTGCTGCGCATCTGGCGGGAGACCGGCAAGACCATCCTGTTCATCACCCACGGCATCGACGAAGCCGTGTATCTCGGGCAGCGCGTCGCGATCCTCACCTCGCGCCCGGGCCGGATCAAGACGATCGTCGACGTCGACATCGACCGGACCGTCGACGACGTCCGCTCGAGCGAGGCCTTCCGCGTTCTGCGGCACGACATCTGGTCGCTGCTGCACTCGGAGGTGGCCCGCGCGCACGACCTCGAACTCGCCACCGCAACGGAAGAGGTTCAGCATGTCCAGCACTAG
- a CDS encoding ABC transporter permease, giving the protein MSSTSATLTKPRPATLPEPAVTAVPAPAPEPGLGHRIGASAWHLARPAVAIVAFLALWETAPRIGLVDEVFLPPFTTVLGAFFDLVGNGRLVDHLAASLSRALVGFAVAVAIAVPLGVAIGWYKPVADLLNPILEVFRNTAALALLPVFILILGIGETSKVALVIYACTFPILLNTISGVRTVDPLLVKSARSLGLPAHRLFQKVVLPAAVPTIFTGIRMAAASSILVLIAAEMVGAKAGLGYLITASQLNFQIPDMYAGIIAISLVGLVFNGILVTIEGRLSRWRSDR; this is encoded by the coding sequence ATGTCCAGCACTAGCGCCACCCTCACGAAGCCCCGGCCCGCCACCCTGCCGGAACCCGCCGTCACCGCGGTACCCGCACCCGCACCGGAACCGGGCCTCGGGCACCGGATCGGGGCGTCGGCGTGGCATCTGGCCAGGCCGGCCGTCGCGATCGTCGCCTTCCTCGCCCTGTGGGAGACGGCCCCGCGGATCGGGCTCGTCGACGAGGTGTTCCTGCCGCCCTTCACGACCGTGCTCGGTGCATTCTTCGACCTGGTCGGCAACGGGCGGCTCGTCGACCACCTCGCGGCCAGCCTTTCCCGCGCCCTCGTCGGCTTCGCCGTCGCCGTCGCGATCGCCGTCCCGCTCGGCGTGGCCATCGGCTGGTACAAGCCCGTCGCCGACCTGCTGAACCCGATCCTCGAGGTCTTCCGCAACACCGCCGCCCTCGCGCTGCTGCCGGTGTTCATCCTCATCCTCGGCATCGGGGAGACCTCGAAGGTGGCACTGGTGATCTACGCGTGCACCTTCCCGATCCTGCTCAACACCATCTCCGGGGTACGCACGGTCGATCCGCTGCTCGTGAAGTCGGCGCGCTCGCTGGGACTTCCGGCCCACCGGTTGTTCCAGAAGGTCGTGCTGCCGGCCGCTGTCCCCACCATCTTCACCGGTATCCGCATGGCGGCGGCCTCGTCGATCCTCGTGCTCATCGCCGCCGAGATGGTCGGTGCCAAGGCCGGTCTCGGCTATCTCATCACCGCCTCCCAGCTGAACTTCCAGATCCCCGACATGTACGCGGGCATCATCGCGATCTCGCTCGTCGGCCTGGTCTTCAACGGCATCCTCGTCACCATCGAAGGCCGTCTGTCGCGGTGGCGCTCCGATCGATAG
- a CDS encoding ABC transporter substrate-binding protein encodes MSKSTLRGGLLRAFAAAATLLTLASAATACAGSEATTTADGRTVLRYEGAAGQVLFPELAEALGYYEDIDLEWIGDNGNGPQSLQNTATKQIEFGSAFNGAVIKAQAGNSPLTSVLASYGSDTESFSGYYVLEGSPIRTARDLIGKKVGMNTLGAHHEFLVREWLSRQGLSPEEISQVELIVVPPVSTEQALREGRIDVGTLGSVFRETALERGGIRPLFTDESLFGSFSYGTYAFRTDFIERNRDAVEDFVQGTARAIRWAQVVPREEVIAKFEEIIEGRGRNETTDLVGYWRSPGVAGPGGVITDQEISTWIDWLVRNGELEEGAIEVSEVYTNEFNPYSNGTYEPTSGPDGGPIEEAK; translated from the coding sequence ATGTCGAAGTCGACTCTGCGCGGCGGACTCCTGCGTGCATTCGCAGCCGCCGCAACACTGCTCACACTCGCATCCGCCGCGACCGCCTGCGCGGGATCCGAGGCCACCACCACCGCGGACGGACGCACCGTGCTGCGCTACGAAGGCGCCGCCGGTCAGGTCCTGTTCCCCGAACTCGCCGAAGCCCTCGGTTATTACGAGGACATCGACCTCGAGTGGATCGGCGACAACGGCAACGGGCCGCAGTCGCTGCAGAACACCGCCACGAAACAGATCGAGTTCGGCAGTGCCTTCAACGGTGCCGTGATCAAGGCCCAGGCCGGGAACTCACCGCTGACCTCGGTGCTCGCCTCCTACGGTTCGGACACCGAGAGCTTCAGCGGCTACTACGTGCTCGAGGGCAGCCCGATCCGCACCGCACGCGACCTGATCGGCAAGAAGGTCGGCATGAACACCCTCGGTGCGCACCACGAGTTCCTCGTCCGGGAATGGCTGTCCCGGCAGGGACTTTCCCCGGAGGAGATCTCGCAGGTCGAGCTGATCGTGGTGCCTCCGGTCAGCACCGAGCAGGCCTTGCGCGAAGGCCGGATCGACGTGGGTACGCTCGGCAGCGTCTTCCGTGAGACCGCACTCGAACGCGGCGGGATCCGCCCGTTGTTCACCGACGAGTCGCTCTTCGGGTCGTTCTCGTACGGCACCTACGCCTTCCGCACCGACTTCATCGAACGGAACCGCGACGCCGTCGAGGATTTCGTGCAGGGCACCGCGCGGGCCATCCGCTGGGCCCAGGTCGTGCCCCGCGAGGAGGTGATCGCCAAGTTCGAGGAGATCATCGAGGGACGCGGCCGCAACGAGACCACCGATCTCGTCGGCTACTGGCGCAGTCCCGGTGTCGCCGGGCCGGGCGGCGTGATCACCGATCAGGAGATCTCGACCTGGATCGACTGGCTCGTCCGCAACGGCGAACTCGAGGAAGGCGCGATCGAGGTCTCCGAGGTCTACACCAACGAGTTCAACCCTTATTCCAACGGCACCTACGAACCCACCAGCGGCCCCGACGGTGGGCCCATCGAGGAGGCGAAGTGA
- a CDS encoding TetR/AcrR family transcriptional regulator, whose product MPDQDRNRESDSLLDRAFRDALVPPGAAADPCETDETRTRLLDAAYEQFCRTGIQRSSMEEIARRADLSRITLYRRFETKDALVEQVILREFRRYFVQFLEDIRTADTVADRVVLGFVSALRAIRTNRLIATLLETEPVLFAGAIGGDDGTMLATVRRFVAGQLRREQLAGTISADLDVDLVAEILVRISASFLATPSRVVDIDDDDELAAVARQFLVPMVLPDHSTR is encoded by the coding sequence GTGCCCGACCAGGACCGGAACCGGGAATCGGACTCACTGCTCGACCGGGCGTTCCGCGACGCGCTGGTCCCTCCCGGCGCCGCCGCGGATCCCTGCGAGACGGACGAGACCCGCACCCGCCTGCTCGACGCGGCGTACGAACAGTTCTGCCGCACCGGCATCCAGCGATCGTCCATGGAGGAGATCGCACGCCGCGCGGACCTGTCCCGGATCACCCTGTACCGCAGGTTCGAGACGAAGGACGCACTGGTCGAACAGGTCATCCTGCGCGAGTTCCGGCGCTACTTCGTGCAGTTCCTCGAGGACATCCGCACCGCCGACACGGTCGCCGACCGGGTGGTCCTCGGCTTCGTGAGTGCCCTGCGGGCCATCCGCACCAACCGGCTCATCGCCACGCTGCTCGAGACCGAACCGGTGCTGTTCGCCGGCGCCATCGGGGGTGATGACGGCACGATGCTCGCCACCGTCCGGCGGTTCGTCGCGGGCCAGTTGCGCCGGGAACAGCTCGCGGGCACGATCTCCGCGGATCTGGACGTCGACCTGGTGGCCGAGATACTCGTGCGTATCTCGGCGTCCTTCCTCGCCACCCCGAGCCGGGTGGTGGACATCGACGACGACGACGAATTGGCCGCCGTCGCACGGCAGTTCCTCGTTCCGATGGTGCTGCCGGATCACTCCACGCGGTAG
- a CDS encoding sigma-70 family RNA polymerase sigma factor gives MLDASAVESFEEHRTHLLGVAYRLTGSVADAEDAVQDAWLRLAGVDADRIVDLRAWLTTVVGRLCLDRLRSAAVRRETYVGQWLPEPVLTPLGGCTPPDPLERIVQDEDNRLAALVVLDTLPPAQRVAFVLHDAFDVPFDEISRILDITVPTARQLASRGRRAVAHTPPPVPSEEHAEAVERLLAAFADADLDAVTAALHPDAHAVGDAGGTTRTALNVVVGPDRFARFFLGLSRRYGTDSLTAVEPILVNGELGLLNRGAPGDGDRPGFPPRVLACTVREGRVWAAYDLANPAKLRRGTRLGAGLFEAGRESTR, from the coding sequence ATGCTCGACGCGAGCGCGGTGGAGTCCTTCGAGGAGCACCGCACCCACCTGCTGGGTGTGGCGTACCGGCTGACCGGGAGCGTCGCCGACGCCGAGGACGCCGTGCAGGACGCGTGGTTGCGTCTGGCCGGGGTCGACGCCGACCGGATCGTCGACCTGCGGGCCTGGCTGACCACCGTGGTGGGACGGTTGTGTCTGGACCGGTTGCGCTCGGCCGCGGTGCGCCGCGAGACCTATGTCGGGCAGTGGCTGCCGGAACCGGTCCTCACCCCACTCGGCGGCTGCACTCCCCCAGACCCGCTGGAACGGATCGTGCAGGACGAGGACAACCGGCTGGCCGCCCTCGTCGTGCTCGACACCCTCCCACCCGCCCAACGCGTCGCGTTCGTCCTCCACGACGCCTTCGACGTGCCCTTCGACGAGATCTCCCGCATCCTCGACATCACCGTCCCGACCGCGCGCCAGCTGGCGTCCCGCGGGCGGCGGGCGGTGGCGCACACACCTCCGCCCGTCCCCTCCGAGGAACACGCGGAGGCCGTCGAGCGGTTGCTGGCCGCCTTCGCCGACGCCGACCTCGACGCGGTGACCGCCGCCCTGCATCCCGACGCTCACGCCGTCGGCGACGCCGGTGGCACGACCCGTACCGCGCTCAACGTCGTCGTGGGCCCGGACAGGTTCGCGCGCTTCTTCCTCGGTCTGTCCCGCCGCTACGGCACCGACTCGCTCACGGCGGTGGAGCCGATCCTCGTCAACGGCGAACTCGGGCTGCTCAACCGCGGCGCCCCGGGTGACGGCGACCGGCCGGGCTTCCCGCCCCGCGTGCTGGCGTGCACGGTGCGCGAGGGGCGGGTCTGGGCCGCCTACGACCTGGCCAATCCCGCCAAGCTGCGCCGCGGGACCCGGCTGGGGGCCGGACTGTTCGAGGCCGGTCGGGAGTCCACCCGGTGA
- a CDS encoding GyrI-like domain-containing protein, whose protein sequence is MDKYDIKREYRGLYTCSAEDFTEVQVPEFRYVAIDGVDDPNTAPAYTEAVEALYAVSYALKFASKTLLQRDFVVGPLEGQWWSDDMSAFVRGDKSSWEWRMMIAQPPWVTDEMVTEAVETAAKKAAAKGKPLPALPKLRPFRLTEGRCLQILHVGPYDDEAPVLERLHTQVMPERGLTFAGEHHEIYLNDPRRTEPAKLRTVLRQPVTPE, encoded by the coding sequence GTGGACAAGTACGACATCAAGCGCGAGTACCGCGGGCTGTACACCTGTTCCGCCGAGGACTTCACGGAAGTGCAGGTGCCGGAGTTCCGGTACGTCGCGATCGACGGCGTGGACGATCCGAACACCGCACCGGCCTACACCGAAGCCGTCGAGGCGCTCTACGCGGTGTCCTACGCCCTGAAGTTCGCCTCGAAGACCCTGCTGCAGCGAGACTTCGTCGTCGGGCCGCTCGAAGGACAGTGGTGGAGCGACGACATGTCGGCCTTCGTCCGGGGCGACAAGTCGTCGTGGGAGTGGCGGATGATGATCGCCCAGCCGCCGTGGGTCACCGACGAGATGGTGACCGAGGCGGTCGAGACCGCGGCGAAGAAGGCGGCCGCGAAGGGGAAACCGTTGCCGGCCCTGCCGAAGCTGCGGCCGTTCCGGCTCACCGAGGGACGGTGCCTGCAGATCCTGCACGTCGGGCCCTACGACGACGAGGCGCCCGTCCTCGAACGGCTGCACACGCAGGTGATGCCCGAACGCGGTCTGACCTTCGCGGGTGAACACCACGAGATCTACCTGAACGATCCGCGCCGCACCGAACCTGCGAAGCTGAGAACCGTCCTGCGGCAACCCGTCACGCCGGAATAG
- a CDS encoding oxygenase MpaB family protein translates to MENPARRDILKAGGLLGALGAFAAAAPARARPWRWSPSGSVPGTGSGADPRTVWDDEADPLVASLLDRGDVPRVNELLRSWTKNGQPLPDGLPDDLRDFLEHARRLPPWADPGLLETAVRFNEKRGLYLGVLYGFVSGMMSTVIPEEALAVYYSKGGANMKRRISRTAKLGYDIGSRNAYRPDGEMIVTSVKTRLAHAGVRNLLPRSSHWANLAPEDVPISQHDMMVTWHSLPTSVMRTLRQWQVPIPEDESRAFLHSWQVSAHMLGIRDEYIPATWDDAESQAREVLDPILAPTPEGQKLADMLLDLGRGLDFTLLTRPILGALTRFALGDEIADWLHIPREPVWGTLLDVAWGPFIAVREGLLPLPPAPEAYWTFDEFLRQFVLLYMSELRPISIEIPEHNNPNHP, encoded by the coding sequence ATGGAAAATCCGGCCAGACGCGACATTCTGAAAGCCGGGGGGTTACTGGGGGCGTTGGGGGCTTTCGCTGCGGCGGCCCCCGCCCGGGCGAGACCGTGGAGATGGTCACCGTCCGGGTCGGTACCCGGCACGGGCAGCGGTGCGGACCCCCGCACCGTGTGGGACGACGAGGCCGATCCGCTCGTGGCCTCACTGCTCGATCGCGGGGACGTGCCCCGCGTCAACGAACTGCTCCGCAGCTGGACGAAGAACGGGCAGCCGCTGCCGGACGGGCTGCCGGACGATCTGCGGGACTTCCTCGAACACGCACGGCGACTGCCGCCCTGGGCCGATCCGGGACTCCTCGAGACGGCGGTGCGGTTCAACGAGAAACGGGGCCTGTACCTCGGGGTCCTCTACGGCTTCGTGAGCGGGATGATGAGCACCGTCATCCCCGAGGAGGCCCTCGCCGTCTACTACTCCAAGGGCGGCGCGAACATGAAACGCCGCATCTCCCGGACCGCGAAACTGGGCTACGACATCGGTTCCCGCAATGCCTACCGGCCCGACGGCGAGATGATCGTCACCTCGGTCAAGACCAGGCTCGCGCACGCCGGGGTACGGAACCTGCTGCCACGGTCGTCGCACTGGGCGAACCTCGCGCCCGAGGACGTGCCCATCAGTCAGCACGACATGATGGTCACCTGGCACAGTCTGCCCACCAGCGTGATGCGCACGCTGCGGCAGTGGCAGGTGCCGATCCCCGAGGACGAGTCCCGCGCCTTCCTGCATTCCTGGCAGGTGAGCGCGCACATGCTCGGCATCCGGGACGAGTACATCCCCGCCACCTGGGACGACGCCGAGTCCCAGGCCCGGGAGGTGCTCGACCCGATCCTGGCGCCCACCCCCGAGGGGCAGAAGCTCGCCGACATGCTGCTCGACCTCGGCCGCGGCCTCGACTTCACCCTGCTGACCCGCCCGATCCTCGGCGCACTGACCCGGTTCGCCCTCGGCGACGAGATCGCCGACTGGCTGCACATCCCCCGGGAACCGGTGTGGGGCACGCTGCTCGACGTCGCATGGGGGCCGTTCATCGCGGTTCGCGAAGGGCTGCTGCCACTTCCGCCGGCACCCGAGGCGTACTGGACGTTCGACGAGTTCCTGCGCCAGTTCGTCCTGCTCTACATGTCGGAACTGCGCCCGATCAGCATCGAGATCCCCGAACACAACAACCCGAACCATCCCTGA
- a CDS encoding carboxymuconolactone decarboxylase family protein — protein sequence MARLRPVTPEQAGPMTRATYAMARRRFGSVPEPFAVLAHHPALMRTSGVHELLAERASNTLPAAIREIAVYRVAWTIGCSWCIDFGTMLQRLDGLDTDRLAHIAEYETSDLYSDDEKAAIAYADAMTGDVATAVTDEQIADLERRFGPAGVVELTYQIALENMRARMNSALGIHDQGFSTDACRVPWADADTDTDAKGSSTAS from the coding sequence ATGGCTCGACTCCGTCCCGTCACCCCCGAGCAGGCCGGCCCGATGACCCGTGCGACCTACGCGATGGCGCGTCGCCGGTTCGGATCGGTGCCCGAACCGTTCGCCGTCCTGGCCCACCACCCGGCGCTGATGCGCACGAGCGGAGTGCACGAACTGCTCGCCGAGCGGGCGTCGAACACCCTGCCCGCCGCGATCCGCGAGATCGCCGTCTACCGCGTGGCCTGGACGATCGGCTGTTCGTGGTGCATCGACTTCGGCACCATGCTGCAGCGGCTCGACGGTCTCGACACCGACCGGCTCGCCCACATCGCCGAGTACGAGACGTCGGATCTGTACAGCGACGACGAGAAGGCCGCGATCGCCTACGCCGACGCGATGACCGGCGACGTGGCCACGGCAGTGACCGACGAGCAGATCGCGGACCTCGAACGCCGCTTCGGGCCCGCCGGGGTGGTGGAGCTGACCTATCAGATCGCGCTCGAGAACATGCGTGCCCGGATGAACTCCGCGCTCGGGATCCACGATCAGGGGTTCAGCACGGACGCCTGCCGCGTGCCCTGGGCCGACGCCGACACCGACACCGATGCGAAAGGATCGTCCACGGCGTCCTAG
- a CDS encoding LLM class flavin-dependent oxidoreductase yields MSSSSNQLHLNAFLMGVGHHEAAWRNPRTDAHRVLDIEHFQELARIAECGRLDSVFFADGLAVGPRVEHNPQAIFEPITLLSAMAVVTEYVGLIATASTGYNDPYNLARKFASLDHISKGRAGWNIVTSGGADEARNFGYDDTPDHAGRYERAAEFVDVAISLWDSWEDDAIEFDVESGRFADPAKVHTIDHVGERFRVRGPLDTPRPPQGRPVLVQAGSSESGKNFAAQYAEAVFTAQRTLEEGQAFYRDLKVRVIKAGRDPRSLKILPGIVPFIGDTEAEARSLEQEFTDLISPAYSLRQLSTVLGVDLTEHSLDAPLPPLPPIDRIQGNKSRYQLVKDLAEKENLTVRQLIGKLGGGRGHRTFAGTPEQIADEIQLWFENEAADGFNVMPPYLPGGLEDFTTRVVPILQERGLFRTEYTATTLRGHYGLDRPVGRFAAEAEPLVVTA; encoded by the coding sequence ATGTCATCGTCTTCGAACCAGCTGCACCTCAACGCGTTCCTGATGGGCGTCGGACACCACGAGGCCGCCTGGCGGAACCCGCGCACCGACGCGCACCGCGTGCTCGACATCGAGCACTTCCAGGAACTCGCCCGGATCGCCGAATGCGGCCGGCTCGACTCGGTGTTCTTCGCCGACGGACTCGCGGTGGGTCCGCGCGTCGAGCACAACCCCCAGGCGATCTTCGAACCGATCACCCTGTTGTCGGCGATGGCGGTGGTCACCGAGTACGTGGGTCTCATCGCCACCGCATCCACCGGTTACAACGATCCCTACAACCTCGCACGGAAGTTCGCCTCCCTCGACCACATCAGCAAGGGACGCGCGGGCTGGAACATCGTCACCTCCGGCGGTGCCGACGAGGCCCGGAACTTCGGCTACGACGACACCCCCGACCACGCCGGCCGCTACGAACGCGCCGCCGAGTTCGTCGACGTCGCGATCTCCCTGTGGGACAGCTGGGAGGACGACGCCATCGAATTCGACGTCGAGTCCGGCCGGTTCGCCGATCCCGCCAAGGTCCACACCATCGACCACGTCGGTGAGCGGTTCCGGGTCCGCGGCCCGCTCGACACCCCGCGGCCCCCGCAGGGGCGCCCCGTGCTGGTGCAGGCCGGATCGTCCGAGAGCGGGAAGAACTTCGCGGCGCAGTACGCCGAGGCCGTGTTCACCGCGCAGCGCACCCTCGAGGAGGGGCAGGCGTTCTACCGGGATCTGAAGGTCCGGGTGATCAAGGCGGGCCGCGACCCGCGGTCGCTGAAGATCCTGCCCGGCATCGTCCCGTTCATCGGCGACACCGAGGCCGAGGCCCGGTCCCTCGAGCAGGAGTTCACCGACCTCATCTCGCCCGCCTACTCGCTGCGGCAGCTGTCGACCGTGCTCGGCGTCGATCTCACCGAGCACTCCCTCGACGCTCCGCTGCCGCCGCTGCCGCCGATCGACCGCATCCAGGGCAACAAGAGCCGTTACCAGCTCGTCAAGGATCTCGCGGAGAAGGAGAACCTCACGGTCCGGCAGCTCATCGGCAAGCTCGGCGGCGGGCGCGGGCACCGCACCTTCGCGGGTACTCCCGAGCAGATCGCCGACGAGATCCAGCTCTGGTTCGAGAACGAGGCGGCGGACGGCTTCAACGTCATGCCCCCCTATCTGCCGGGTGGGCTCGAGGACTTCACGACCCGGGTCGTGCCGATCCTGCAGGAGCGCGGTCTGTTCCGCACCGAGTACACCGCGACCACCCTGCGCGGACACTACGGCCTCGACCGTCCGGTGGGCCGGTTCGCGGCGGAGGCGGAACCCCTCGTCGTGACCGCGTGA
- a CDS encoding pyridoxal phosphate-dependent aminotransferase, with amino-acid sequence MADSTTPRRVPTVSRLRPFASTIFAEMTDLAVRHGAINLGQGFPDVDGPPAMLETARRAIAEGVNQYPPGSGMPDLRRAVAADRAARYGLEYDPDTEVLVTVGATEAISAAILGLVEPGEEVLLTEPYYDSYAASVALAGATRRTVPLARSGNGFVLDVDALRAAVTDRTRMLVVNSPHNPTGTVYDRESLTALAELACERDLLVLSDEVYEHLVFDGRTHVPLASLPGMAERTVTVSSAAKTFNVTGWKIGWALGPRELIDGVRAAKQFLTYVGGAPFQPAVAYALEHEQDWIVSMRNELQRKRSLLSNALSDAGLKVFDSAGTYFVIADLTPFGHTDGVAFCRELPARIGVAAVPVSVFVDDAPSWNHLVRFAFCKRDEVLTEAVRRLSALQEAR; translated from the coding sequence ATGGCTGATTCGACGACTCCGCGGCGGGTGCCTACGGTCTCCCGACTCCGGCCGTTCGCCTCGACGATCTTCGCCGAGATGACCGACCTCGCCGTCCGTCACGGCGCGATCAATCTGGGGCAGGGCTTCCCGGATGTGGACGGGCCACCGGCGATGCTCGAAACCGCACGTCGGGCCATCGCTGAGGGTGTGAACCAGTATCCGCCCGGCTCCGGGATGCCGGACCTGCGCCGGGCCGTCGCCGCCGATCGGGCCGCCCGCTACGGGCTGGAGTACGACCCGGACACCGAGGTGCTCGTCACCGTCGGCGCGACCGAGGCCATCAGCGCGGCGATCCTCGGGCTGGTCGAGCCCGGCGAGGAGGTGCTGCTCACCGAGCCGTACTACGACTCCTACGCGGCGTCGGTCGCCCTGGCCGGCGCGACCCGCCGCACGGTGCCGCTGGCGCGGTCCGGGAACGGTTTCGTGCTCGACGTCGATGCGTTGCGCGCGGCCGTCACCGACCGCACCCGCATGCTGGTCGTGAACAGCCCGCACAATCCCACCGGCACCGTCTACGACCGCGAGTCGCTGACCGCGCTGGCCGAGCTGGCCTGCGAGCGCGACCTGCTGGTGCTGTCCGACGAGGTGTACGAGCACCTGGTGTTCGACGGGCGCACCCATGTCCCGCTGGCCTCGCTGCCGGGTATGGCGGAGCGGACGGTCACGGTCTCGAGCGCCGCGAAGACCTTCAACGTCACCGGCTGGAAGATCGGCTGGGCCCTGGGGCCGCGCGAGCTGATCGACGGGGTGCGCGCCGCCAAGCAGTTCCTGACCTATGTGGGCGGTGCTCCCTTCCAGCCGGCCGTGGCATATGCGCTCGAACACGAGCAGGACTGGATCGTGTCGATGCGGAACGAGCTGCAGCGCAAGCGGTCTCTGCTGTCGAATGCGCTGTCCGATGCGGGACTGAAGGTGTTCGATTCCGCCGGAACCTATTTCGTGATCGCCGATCTGACCCCCTTCGGCCACACCGACGGGGTGGCGTTCTGCCGCGAGTTGCCCGCCCGGATCGGTGTCGCGGCGGTACCGGTGAGCGTGTTCGTCGACGACGCACCGTCGTGGAACCATTTGGTGCGCTTCGCGTTCTGCAAGCGCGACGAGGTGCTCACCGAGGCGGTCCGCCGTCTGAGCGCACTGCAGGAGGCCCGGTAG